In one Candidatus Woesearchaeota archaeon B3_Woes genomic region, the following are encoded:
- a CDS encoding ATP-dependent helicase (Hel112; monomeric form of the enzyme from Sulfolobus shows 3'-5' ATP-dependent helicase activity), with translation MIEYKTKPDSDKELFSILHPLVKKWFKGKFKEFAVPQKYALMEVHSRQNVLVSAPTGSGKTLTAFLSILNELIDSSEKGILEDRIYAVYISPLKALSNDISVNLIEPLKEIEKIAGKKLGIRIGVRTGDTTTKERTAMLKNPPHILITTPESLAILLSSIKFKDHLKNVDWCIIDEIHALAENKRGVHLNLSLERLSHIASHMARVGLSATVAPLGEIAKFLVGPKRPCKIIDVQFIKKMDLKVLSPVPKLIDASHEEMHHKMYDLMDKLIQDHKTTLVFTNTRAATERVVHHLREKFPKNYTEEITEEDKTGVKSNIGAHHGSLSKEHRTKIEKNLRDGKLKCVVCSTSLELGIDIGYIDLVICLGSPKSVARALQRIGRSGHKLHEKTKGRIIVLDRDDLVECAVLLKEAIEKKIDRIHIPRNCLDVLAQQIDGMALEQTWEEKELYKTIRKSYCYQDLALEDFNEILSYLAGEFVDLEDRYIYAKIWRNKGKIGRKGKMGRVIYMTNIGTIPDNTAVLVKIGDQVIGTIEEAFLEKLKPGDIFVLGGSVYMFKFSRGMVAQVSASVSRPPTVPRWFSESLPLSFDLSLAIGKFRRLMDGKFTKKISKTNLLKFIDEYLYVDKNGSRAIYDYFFEQYNYAKIPSDKKILIEQYDNGDQIYYVFHTLFGRRVNDCLSRAVAFAISRSQHRDVEIGINDNGFYVTSPKKIMLMKSFKLIKSKDIDKIMDMAIDKTEVLKRRFRHCATRSLMILRNYKGRVKRVGRQQVSSMILMSALKRINPNFSILKEAKREVLEDLMDINNTKYILKEIEAKKIRIEEISTLVPSPFAFGLIAQGYTDIMKIEDKIEFLRRMHNQVLVKLSLKKDIDKNQIENQIMDKDVDYNELWENEQKKKLTKEEEELHELKLMMWNVKHVPRFAKEELVRLIEGDKNIRQDVVDSVEKYKKEIKKEWPKKLQTFVFKKLKEI, from the coding sequence ATGATAGAATACAAGACTAAACCAGATAGTGATAAGGAGCTTTTTTCTATTTTACACCCTCTTGTAAAAAAATGGTTTAAAGGGAAATTTAAGGAATTTGCTGTTCCTCAAAAATACGCTTTGATGGAAGTACACTCCCGTCAAAATGTTTTGGTTTCAGCTCCTACTGGAAGTGGTAAAACTCTAACAGCTTTTTTATCTATACTTAATGAACTTATAGATTCGTCTGAAAAAGGAATTCTTGAGGACAGGATATATGCTGTCTATATTTCACCATTAAAGGCTTTGTCAAATGATATTTCTGTAAATTTAATTGAGCCTTTAAAAGAGATAGAGAAAATTGCCGGGAAAAAGTTAGGTATTAGGATAGGAGTTAGAACAGGAGATACAACAACAAAAGAACGTACTGCTATGCTTAAGAATCCTCCCCATATTTTAATTACAACTCCTGAAAGTCTTGCTATTCTTTTATCTTCTATTAAATTTAAAGATCATCTAAAGAATGTAGATTGGTGTATTATTGATGAGATCCATGCTTTAGCAGAAAATAAAAGAGGAGTTCATTTAAATCTAAGTTTAGAGAGATTAAGTCATATTGCTTCTCATATGGCAAGAGTAGGGTTAAGCGCTACAGTAGCCCCTTTAGGAGAGATAGCTAAATTTCTAGTAGGTCCTAAAAGACCGTGTAAAATTATTGATGTTCAATTTATCAAAAAAATGGATTTAAAGGTTTTAAGTCCTGTTCCAAAATTGATAGATGCTTCACATGAAGAAATGCACCATAAGATGTATGATTTGATGGATAAACTTATACAAGATCATAAAACAACGCTGGTTTTTACAAATACTAGGGCTGCTACCGAAAGAGTTGTCCATCATTTAAGAGAAAAATTTCCTAAAAATTATACTGAAGAGATTACAGAAGAAGATAAAACTGGTGTTAAAAGTAATATAGGCGCTCATCATGGTTCATTAAGCAAAGAACACAGAACAAAGATTGAGAAGAATTTACGTGATGGAAAATTAAAATGTGTTGTTTGTTCCACTTCTCTTGAATTAGGTATTGATATAGGTTATATCGATTTGGTTATTTGTCTGGGTTCTCCAAAATCTGTTGCAAGAGCTTTGCAGAGAATTGGCAGGTCTGGACATAAGCTTCATGAAAAGACAAAAGGAAGGATAATTGTTTTGGACAGGGATGACTTAGTAGAGTGTGCTGTCTTGCTTAAAGAAGCGATTGAAAAAAAGATAGACAGAATACATATTCCTAGAAATTGTTTAGATGTTTTGGCTCAGCAGATTGATGGAATGGCTTTGGAACAGACATGGGAAGAAAAAGAATTGTATAAAACAATTAGAAAAAGCTATTGTTATCAGGATTTGGCTTTAGAAGATTTTAATGAGATTTTATCTTATTTAGCAGGAGAGTTTGTTGATTTAGAAGACAGATATATTTATGCTAAGATATGGAGAAATAAGGGAAAAATAGGAAGAAAAGGAAAGATGGGTAGGGTCATTTATATGACTAATATAGGTACTATTCCTGATAATACTGCTGTTCTTGTTAAGATAGGCGACCAAGTTATTGGTACAATTGAAGAGGCTTTTTTAGAAAAGCTTAAACCAGGAGATATTTTTGTTTTGGGTGGCTCTGTTTATATGTTTAAATTTTCACGTGGAATGGTTGCGCAGGTAAGTGCTTCTGTTAGCAGACCACCTACTGTTCCAAGATGGTTTTCTGAATCTTTACCATTAAGTTTTGATTTAAGTCTGGCAATAGGAAAGTTTAGACGGCTTATGGATGGCAAATTTACAAAAAAGATTTCAAAAACCAATCTTTTGAAATTTATTGATGAATATTTGTATGTAGATAAGAATGGTTCTAGAGCGATATATGATTATTTTTTTGAGCAGTATAATTATGCTAAAATACCTTCTGATAAAAAAATATTAATTGAACAATATGATAATGGGGATCAGATATATTATGTATTCCATACTTTGTTTGGCAGGAGAGTTAATGATTGTTTGTCAAGAGCTGTAGCATTTGCAATTTCTAGATCACAACACAGAGATGTCGAAATTGGAATTAATGATAATGGGTTTTATGTTACTTCACCTAAAAAAATTATGTTGATGAAATCTTTTAAATTAATAAAATCAAAAGACATAGATAAAATAATGGATATGGCAATAGACAAAACAGAGGTTTTGAAAAGAAGATTCAGGCATTGTGCAACTCGTTCTTTGATGATTTTGAGGAACTATAAAGGAAGAGTAAAAAGAGTTGGCAGACAACAGGTAAGTTCTATGATTTTGATGAGCGCTTTAAAGAGGATAAATCCTAATTTTTCGATTTTAAAGGAAGCCAAAAGAGAGGTTTTAGAAGATTTAATGGATATTAACAATACTAAATATATCTTAAAAGAGATTGAAGCAAAAAAAATAAGAATAGAAGAAATTTCAACACTAGTTCCTTCTCCTTTTGCATTTGGTTTAATAGCTCAGGGTTATACAGATATAATGAAAATAGAGGACAAAATAGAATTCTTAAGAAGAATGCATAATCAAGTTTTAGTAAAGTTATCTCTTAAAAAAGATATTGATAAGAATCAGATAGAAAACCAAATAATGGATAAAGATGTTGATTATAATGAGCTTTGGGAAAATGAGCAGAAGAAAAAATTAACTAAAGAAGAAGAGGAATTACATGAACTTAAATTAATGATGTGGAATGTTAAACACGTTCCAAGATTCGCAAAAGAAGAATTAGTTAGGCTAATAGAGGGAGATAAAAACATTAGGCAGGATGTTGTTGATTCTGTTGAGAAGTATAAGAAAGAGATTAAAAAAGAATGGCCTAAAAAACTTCAGACTTTTGTTTTTAAAAAATTAAAAGAGATTTAA
- the argS gene encoding arginine--tRNA ligase, producing MDQFKEHIIKLLKKETKLSDINLEIPPSSELGDYAFPCFVLSKKYKKNPNEVAQELTKKIKLDKTIKEVKATGPYLNFFVNKEKLSEDVLRKISNEKEKYGIQPKTNKTILVEYPGPNTNKPLHLGHVRNISLGYSLCNLLKANGHNVVVVNINNDRGIQICKSMLAYKKWGKNDSPETQENKKFSGHRKSKGFSSESKLKSDHFVGKYYVMFAKKSKENPKLEDEAKELLKKWEKRDKETIELWKKMNKWALDGFKETYKKFDIKFQKEYFESSTYKKGKEIILDGLKKRVFKKDEDGAVFVDLNKQGYGNKILLRADGTSVYITQDIYLAKERYKDFKYDKSIYVVATEQIYHFKVLFETLKILKFPFADKCYHFAYGMVNLTTGKMKSREGSVVDADDLVNDMIKLALKETKSRNKDIDEKELKKRAEKIAMGAIRFYILKYDSTKDFTFNPKESISFEGETGPYLQYTYARINSILKKYNKKIENKADTSLLKEKEELELITTLSNFNDVVKTAGKNYKIHTITRYLLDLAQAFNNFYHTYPVLKADEELKKARLLLISCVKQVIKNGLNLLGIDVLKRM from the coding sequence ATGGACCAATTTAAAGAACATATCATTAAATTATTAAAAAAAGAGACAAAATTAAGTGATATCAACCTTGAAATACCTCCATCTTCAGAATTAGGAGATTATGCTTTTCCTTGTTTCGTACTATCGAAAAAATATAAAAAAAATCCAAATGAAGTAGCACAAGAACTAACTAAAAAAATAAAGCTGGATAAAACAATTAAAGAAGTAAAAGCAACAGGACCCTATCTTAATTTCTTTGTCAACAAAGAAAAATTATCAGAAGACGTTCTAAGAAAAATATCTAATGAAAAAGAAAAATATGGTATTCAACCAAAAACAAATAAAACAATCCTAGTTGAATATCCTGGTCCAAACACCAATAAACCATTACATTTAGGTCATGTAAGAAACATTTCTTTAGGTTATTCTCTATGTAATCTTCTCAAAGCAAACGGTCACAATGTAGTTGTAGTAAACATAAACAATGATAGAGGAATACAAATCTGTAAATCAATGTTAGCATATAAAAAATGGGGTAAAAATGATTCTCCTGAGACCCAAGAAAATAAAAAATTTTCTGGGCACCGAAAATCCAAAGGATTTTCTAGTGAATCAAAACTTAAGTCAGATCATTTTGTAGGAAAATACTATGTGATGTTTGCTAAAAAATCTAAAGAAAACCCGAAACTAGAGGACGAAGCAAAAGAATTATTAAAAAAATGGGAAAAAAGAGACAAAGAAACAATTGAATTATGGAAAAAAATGAACAAATGGGCTTTAGATGGGTTTAAAGAGACCTATAAAAAGTTTGATATTAAATTCCAAAAAGAATATTTCGAAAGCAGCACATACAAAAAAGGAAAAGAGATTATTTTGGATGGATTAAAAAAAAGGGTGTTTAAAAAAGATGAAGATGGCGCAGTATTTGTCGACTTAAACAAACAAGGGTATGGAAACAAAATTCTTTTAAGAGCAGATGGAACATCTGTATATATAACTCAGGATATCTATTTAGCAAAAGAAAGATATAAAGATTTTAAGTATGATAAATCAATCTATGTTGTTGCAACAGAACAAATCTATCACTTTAAAGTTTTATTTGAAACTCTAAAAATTCTAAAATTTCCTTTTGCAGATAAATGCTATCATTTTGCATATGGGATGGTGAATCTAACAACAGGTAAAATGAAATCAAGAGAAGGTAGTGTTGTTGATGCAGATGATTTAGTAAATGATATGATTAAATTGGCTCTAAAAGAAACAAAATCAAGAAATAAAGATATAGATGAGAAAGAGCTAAAAAAGAGAGCAGAAAAAATAGCAATGGGCGCAATAAGATTTTATATTCTAAAATATGATTCAACAAAAGATTTTACATTTAATCCAAAAGAATCAATATCATTTGAAGGAGAAACAGGACCATATTTACAGTACACATATGCCAGAATAAACTCAATACTAAAAAAATACAATAAAAAGATTGAAAATAAAGCTGATACCTCTCTGTTAAAAGAAAAAGAAGAACTAGAACTAATAACAACACTAAGCAATTTTAATGATGTTGTTAAAACAGCAGGAAAGAACTATAAAATACATACTATAACGAGGTATCTTCTGGACTTAGCTCAGGCATTTAACAACTTCTACCATACCTATCCTGTGCTTAAAGCAGATGAAGAACTAAAAAAAGCAAGATTATTATTGATTAGTTGTGTAAAACAAGTCATAAAAAATGGTTTAAATCTTTTAGGTATTGATGTCCTCAAAAGAATGTAA
- a CDS encoding NADH-dependent alcohol dehydrogenase encodes MENFIYQNQTKIIFGKDTENLVGKETRNYSKKILLHYGKSSIKKSGLYDRVIESLKNSGVEYIELSGVVPNPRLSLVREGIKLCRENDIDFILAVGGGSVIDSAKAIALGFYYEGDVWDFFSKQIKIEKALPVGVILTIPAAGSEASRATVITNEEEGRKIGIGGEILRPKFSILNPDLTMTLPNFQTTCGVADMMAHVMERYFTNTKNVDFTDKLCEATLKSIIKNCRNVLKEPNNYEYRAEIMWAGCVAHNGLLGTGREEDWASHKIEHELSAFYDVAHGAGLAVVFPVWMKHVYKHDIKRFVKFAKNVWGIKDDTDEQIILKGIKSTKDFFKEIGLPTSLKELKIDDKHLEEMAEKCVDGGSIENFLKLKKEDVLKIYELALD; translated from the coding sequence ATGGAAAATTTTATTTATCAAAACCAAACCAAAATTATTTTTGGAAAGGATACAGAAAATCTAGTTGGGAAAGAAACAAGAAATTACAGCAAAAAAATTCTACTCCATTATGGAAAAAGCAGTATAAAAAAATCAGGATTGTATGATAGAGTAATTGAATCATTAAAAAATTCTGGAGTAGAGTATATAGAACTTTCAGGTGTTGTTCCAAATCCTAGATTAAGTTTAGTTAGAGAAGGAATCAAACTTTGTCGTGAAAACGATATAGATTTTATTCTGGCTGTTGGAGGGGGTAGTGTAATTGATTCTGCAAAAGCAATTGCTCTTGGATTTTATTATGAAGGTGATGTATGGGATTTTTTTTCAAAACAAATTAAAATAGAGAAGGCTTTGCCAGTGGGAGTTATATTAACAATTCCTGCTGCAGGAAGCGAAGCTAGCCGTGCTACTGTGATTACAAATGAAGAGGAAGGTAGAAAAATAGGAATTGGAGGTGAAATATTAAGACCAAAATTTTCAATATTAAATCCTGATTTGACAATGACGCTACCTAATTTTCAAACTACATGTGGTGTTGCTGATATGATGGCACACGTGATGGAAAGATATTTTACAAATACAAAAAATGTTGATTTTACTGATAAATTATGTGAAGCAACTTTAAAATCAATAATAAAAAACTGCAGAAATGTATTAAAAGAACCAAATAATTATGAATATCGTGCAGAAATTATGTGGGCTGGTTGTGTTGCACATAATGGTCTTCTTGGAACTGGAAGAGAAGAGGATTGGGCATCACATAAAATTGAGCATGAATTAAGCGCATTTTATGATGTTGCACATGGGGCTGGTCTTGCAGTGGTTTTTCCTGTATGGATGAAACATGTCTATAAGCACGACATAAAAAGATTTGTAAAATTTGCAAAAAATGTTTGGGGAATCAAAGACGACACAGATGAGCAAATTATACTAAAAGGAATTAAAAGCACTAAAGACTTCTTTAAAGAGATAGGACTTCCAACATCTTTAAAAGAATTAAAAATAGACGACAAACATTTAGAAGAAATGGCAGAAAAATGTGTGGATGGAGGTTCTATTGAAAACTTTTTAAAACTTAAGAAAGAAGATGTTCTTAAAATATATGAATTAGCCCTTGATTAA
- a CDS encoding 30S ribosomal protein S6e: MADFKLTIADPKTGKCVQRELKSPEANILIGKKIGDKIEGKSIGLEDYEFELTGGSDYCGFPMRRDVQGANRKRILAVEGVGIKKKAKGIKQRKTVCGNTIQDKIVQINFKILKQGKENLFQAKGEEPKKEEKPKEETKAEKKETKPAEEKPKEEKKAEVKEDKPKEEPKEKPEEKK; this comes from the coding sequence ATGGCTGATTTTAAATTAACAATTGCAGATCCAAAAACAGGTAAGTGTGTTCAGCGTGAACTAAAATCTCCTGAAGCAAACATATTAATTGGTAAGAAAATAGGGGATAAAATAGAAGGAAAATCAATTGGTTTAGAAGATTATGAATTTGAATTAACAGGAGGTTCTGATTACTGTGGCTTTCCTATGAGAAGAGATGTACAAGGAGCAAATAGAAAAAGAATTCTAGCAGTAGAAGGCGTCGGAATAAAGAAAAAGGCAAAAGGAATTAAACAAAGAAAAACCGTTTGCGGTAACACAATTCAGGATAAAATTGTTCAAATCAATTTTAAAATATTAAAACAAGGCAAGGAAAACCTATTCCAGGCCAAAGGTGAAGAACCTAAAAAAGAAGAAAAGCCAAAGGAAGAAACAAAAGCAGAGAAAAAAGAAACGAAACCTGCTGAAGAAAAACCTAAAGAAGAGAAAAAGGCAGAAGTAAAAGAAGATAAGCCAAAAGAGGAGCCTAAAGAAAAACCAGAAGAAAAGAAATAA
- a CDS encoding translation initiation factor IF-2 subunit gamma, giving the protein MVEKKTKKSEKAIQPEITIGFCGHVDHGKTTLLEKLSGKWADTHSEEIKRGITIRLGYADTSFYKCPKCKAAKSYGTKETCQNCKSKGKLLRKVSFVDAPGHESLMATMLSGAAIMDGALVMVAANEKCPQPQTREHLMALEIVGIKDIVVVQNKIDLVDEKQALENHKQIKEFLKTTPYKDAPIIPISAQHNVNIDVLVETIEKTLKTPKKDLKLDPIMFVARSFDINKPGTIPKDLIGGVFGGILKQGKLKKGDEIEIRPGLEFTEKNQKVWKPIKTKITAIMAGGAQVDEIQPGGSMGLLTTLDPGIVKSDSLGGTIIGLPGKLPDTKDQIKMEVNLLKRVVGAKQELDVEPIKPNETLMLNVNSSATVGVVTSISKKDVSLKLKRPVCAEIGSRVTISRLVEHRFRLIGFGIIK; this is encoded by the coding sequence ATGGTTGAGAAAAAGACAAAAAAAAGCGAAAAAGCAATTCAACCAGAGATAACTATAGGATTCTGTGGTCATGTTGATCATGGAAAAACAACTTTATTAGAAAAGTTAAGTGGTAAATGGGCTGATACTCATTCTGAAGAAATAAAAAGAGGAATAACAATAAGGCTTGGTTATGCAGACACATCATTCTACAAATGTCCAAAATGCAAAGCTGCAAAATCATATGGAACAAAAGAAACATGTCAAAATTGTAAATCAAAAGGGAAATTATTAAGAAAAGTTAGTTTTGTCGACGCACCAGGTCATGAAAGTTTGATGGCTACTATGTTATCTGGAGCAGCTATAATGGATGGAGCTCTAGTTATGGTTGCAGCAAATGAAAAATGCCCTCAACCACAAACAAGAGAACACCTCATGGCCCTAGAAATAGTAGGCATAAAAGATATTGTTGTAGTCCAAAACAAAATTGATCTAGTAGATGAAAAACAAGCACTAGAAAACCATAAACAAATAAAAGAATTCCTTAAAACAACCCCATATAAAGATGCTCCAATAATACCTATATCTGCTCAACATAACGTCAATATAGATGTTTTAGTAGAAACAATAGAAAAAACACTAAAGACGCCTAAAAAAGACCTTAAATTAGATCCAATAATGTTTGTTGCAAGAAGTTTTGATATTAATAAACCCGGCACAATACCAAAAGACCTAATTGGAGGGGTATTTGGAGGCATATTAAAACAAGGAAAATTAAAAAAAGGAGACGAGATAGAAATAAGACCAGGATTAGAATTCACAGAGAAAAATCAAAAAGTATGGAAACCAATAAAAACAAAAATAACAGCCATAATGGCTGGGGGCGCACAAGTTGATGAGATTCAACCAGGAGGTTCTATGGGATTATTAACAACACTAGACCCTGGAATTGTTAAATCAGACTCTTTAGGAGGAACTATAATTGGCTTGCCTGGTAAACTACCAGATACCAAAGATCAGATTAAAATGGAAGTAAATCTCTTAAAAAGGGTTGTTGGTGCTAAACAAGAGTTAGATGTAGAACCAATAAAGCCAAATGAAACATTGATGTTAAATGTAAATTCATCTGCAACGGTCGGTGTTGTTACTAGTATATCGAAGAAAGATGTAAGTCTAAAATTAAAAAGACCAGTATGTGCTGAAATAGGTTCAAGAGTTACAATTTCGAGGCTTGTTGAACATAGATTTAGATTAATTGGTTTTGGCATAATAAAATAA